In Coriobacteriaceae bacterium, a single window of DNA contains:
- a CDS encoding cytidylate kinase-like family protein, whose amino-acid sequence MSDLENKKSPVVITIARDFGAEGHEIGRILANELGIPLYDNELLVRASLRAGESLDKMAAYDERLAVENMAFLPDRYDARSYSDKLFQKMSQVILDLGETESCIIEGRLSDYLLRNNPNHIAVLVTAPFEDRVEIVRKKRGLNKKKGAKLVKQQQKAREAFYKRYSAGKWKMTSGKDIVVNRAKLGREGCKDVIAAAYRYKVAQLEG is encoded by the coding sequence ATGAGCGATCTGGAGAACAAGAAGAGTCCTGTGGTCATTACCATCGCGCGCGACTTTGGTGCCGAGGGCCACGAGATCGGACGCATCCTCGCCAACGAGTTGGGGATTCCGCTGTACGACAACGAGCTGCTGGTACGCGCGTCTCTGCGCGCGGGCGAGTCGCTCGATAAGATGGCCGCCTATGACGAACGCCTGGCCGTGGAGAACATGGCGTTTCTGCCTGACCGCTATGACGCGCGTTCGTACTCGGACAAGTTGTTCCAAAAGATGAGCCAGGTGATTTTGGATCTGGGCGAGACCGAGAGCTGCATTATCGAAGGCCGCCTGTCCGATTACCTGCTGCGTAACAACCCCAACCACATTGCCGTGCTGGTGACCGCACCCTTTGAGGACCGCGTCGAGATTGTGCGCAAAAAGCGCGGCCTCAACAAAAAGAAGGGCGCCAAGCTGGTCAAGCAGCAGCAGAAGGCGCGCGAGGCGTTCTATAAGCGCTACAGCGCCGGAAAGTGGAAGATGACGAGCGGCAAGGACATCGTCGTCAACCGCGCCAAGCTGGGTCGCGAGGGCTGCAAGGACGTCATCGCCGCAGCCTACCGCTACAAAGTAGCTCAGCTCGAAGGCTAA
- a CDS encoding helix-turn-helix domain-containing protein, translating into MNLSRPKINALLALALFTFAFLAAEFRFDVNVGLLAGAERVVIAQGLILGASVLGFIGYAPLLGLAQRKGHSLAAVNAAGVPIVIVGLTQIQFPTAPLALEILGCVAFLGLGLLGAAAHHTFATAFQDDSKLATGAGAAYAAGILMQFAVNLLNCGGIAELIVLGSATIAISVLSVVPQKAAESSNPTINPFVESSHALAKQACWSIALVMILACLFSTLDNVVTLSNAHGTIAVQTWPRLFLAASGLAAGIIFDLAERRYMGLVMLGIAVLSTISILAVEAGADPNLGLVVFYLSSGFFVTFFTATFTQLAPRMHTPALWAGMGRAANNVCAFTTSGISLALATSGNVAIIMIGALMLLVAASVAFVAAGLFRLPQTEQEREREQLAEEALAAPTIEEQRQAFIANHTLTPREVDVLMAVTQDERPLKQIADELGISMRMVQRHLSSIYQKTDTQTRAGLTKAFPSA; encoded by the coding sequence TTGAACCTGAGCAGGCCTAAAATCAACGCGCTTCTGGCACTCGCGCTCTTCACTTTCGCCTTCCTTGCCGCCGAGTTTCGCTTCGACGTCAACGTCGGCCTGCTCGCCGGTGCCGAACGCGTTGTAATCGCACAGGGTCTTATTCTAGGTGCGAGCGTGCTCGGCTTTATCGGATACGCGCCGCTGCTCGGGCTCGCACAGCGCAAAGGCCACTCACTAGCAGCCGTCAACGCCGCCGGCGTCCCTATCGTCATCGTGGGCCTGACCCAAATTCAGTTCCCTACGGCCCCGCTTGCCCTCGAGATTCTGGGCTGCGTGGCATTCCTTGGACTCGGCCTGCTGGGTGCCGCCGCTCACCACACCTTCGCGACGGCATTCCAAGACGATTCCAAGCTTGCCACTGGCGCAGGAGCAGCCTATGCCGCGGGCATCCTGATGCAGTTCGCCGTCAACCTGCTCAATTGCGGCGGTATCGCAGAGCTCATCGTCCTTGGCTCAGCGACTATCGCCATCTCCGTCCTCAGCGTCGTTCCCCAAAAGGCCGCCGAGAGCTCCAACCCCACTATCAATCCCTTTGTTGAGTCCTCGCACGCCCTCGCCAAGCAGGCGTGCTGGAGCATCGCGCTCGTCATGATTCTTGCCTGCTTGTTCTCGACCCTCGACAACGTGGTAACGCTCTCCAACGCTCATGGCACCATTGCCGTGCAGACTTGGCCGCGCCTCTTTTTGGCGGCGAGCGGCCTTGCCGCCGGCATTATCTTTGATCTTGCCGAGCGCCGCTACATGGGACTTGTCATGCTCGGCATCGCCGTACTCTCGACCATTTCCATCCTAGCCGTAGAGGCCGGCGCCGATCCCAACCTGGGCCTTGTCGTCTTTTACCTGAGCTCGGGCTTTTTTGTCACGTTCTTTACTGCCACCTTTACACAGCTGGCACCGCGCATGCATACGCCCGCACTGTGGGCTGGCATGGGCCGCGCAGCCAACAACGTGTGCGCGTTCACTACGTCGGGCATCTCGCTGGCACTTGCGACCTCGGGCAATGTCGCCATCATCATGATCGGTGCACTCATGCTGCTTGTGGCGGCAAGTGTGGCGTTTGTAGCTGCGGGCCTGTTCCGCCTGCCCCAAACCGAGCAGGAGCGCGAGCGCGAGCAGCTGGCAGAAGAAGCACTCGCCGCCCCCACCATCGAGGAGCAGCGCCAGGCCTTCATCGCCAACCACACTCTCACCCCGCGTGAAGTCGACGTGCTCATGGCCGTGACCCAGGACGAGCGCCCGCTCAAACAGATTGCTGATGAGCTCGGCATCTCGATGCGCATGGTGCAGCGTCACCTGAGCTCCATCTACCAAAAGACCGACACGCAGACGCGCGCCGGTCTCACCAAAGCCTTCCCCTCGGCTTAA
- a CDS encoding amino acid ABC transporter permease, whose amino-acid sequence MEIFNATNLLYIWGGFVKTIEISALSIFFSLIFGTALALVKSYAPRPFRILVSAYIELFRCTPNLLWILFIYFTVQGLDIVISTIAFTLFTSAVMAEIVRGGLNSIPRGQFEAAQSQGFGFFATMRYIILPQTFKTIIPALFSQCTTVIKDSSYLSGINVAELMYTANVVMAHAIDLSQVLMLYGLVFAMYFVLNFGISLLVRAYQRRMVAA is encoded by the coding sequence ATGGAAATCTTCAACGCGACCAACCTGCTCTACATTTGGGGCGGCTTTGTTAAGACCATCGAGATCTCGGCGCTGTCGATCTTTTTCTCGCTCATCTTTGGCACGGCGCTGGCGCTCGTTAAAAGCTATGCGCCCCGCCCGTTCCGTATTTTGGTGAGCGCCTATATCGAGCTGTTCCGCTGCACGCCGAACCTGCTGTGGATCCTGTTTATCTACTTTACGGTGCAGGGTTTGGACATTGTGATTTCGACCATCGCCTTTACGCTGTTTACCAGCGCCGTTATGGCCGAGATTGTGCGCGGCGGCCTCAACTCGATTCCGCGCGGCCAGTTTGAGGCAGCGCAGAGCCAAGGCTTCGGCTTCTTTGCCACCATGCGCTACATCATTCTGCCGCAGACGTTTAAGACGATCATTCCGGCGCTGTTTAGCCAGTGCACGACCGTCATCAAGGACAGCTCGTATCTTTCGGGCATTAACGTGGCCGAGCTCATGTACACGGCAAATGTCGTGATGGCCCATGCGATCGATCTGTCGCAGGTGCTTATGCTCTACGGCCTGGTGTTTGCGATGTACTTTGTGCTCAACTTTGGTATCTCGCTGCTGGTGAGGGCATATCAGAGGCGAATGGTGGCAGCGTAG
- a CDS encoding LPXTG cell wall anchor domain-containing protein: MNESHFDKQAQRESTCSLVHGTWRCVGAKIACAGACALMVGQLLLPSVALATECADPAAGTDGVAAAPVTPTVAEDAAATTAPAASTAPATDAAPAAQATAEPQQTAPTGATDESNDAAPAEQNTPSDNAATPANDAIMPCGVTDVTGGSGVKVNTTVVRHDTNCGLPGNITLEKGQSYTYDFPDVEGGMPDEPPCELVETKYYRADAVSGTLVEVQDASMSDVTARFEPVGDHMRLTLTFTGGAAGGSYRLTRNEDLYIGTALEYTGTDYEGSSTILNETRYDYYLRYAINSEITLVASENEALHNLNVNDVKTDYAPGEAPRATATIPAADADKYEIAYECWEEMELNMESGESVPVAFWYSDPAKYTPGMKKIDHFEEGKFYMYSVELRLKGDNTVADDCNMNVNGHWAHHIKTDNGVFAPNADNMLCEQPIDEWRAIDLIEINGAMTTFKAGDRPVFTAGTPAGSDSILQCEFWTGSDGSEVNSVEFWDQHITNHIDAFKPGVTYRYGLYFKPARGFYFTPNTKLKINGVECGYQVGEASEVDPESGWIFTLWLNTNLMFTPETTPAPDPQPTPDPKPTPQPEVKPAAKPEVKPETKPAAKPATTTATTKTVEKTTQAKKGDAVLATTGDTTAMTVTALGIAGATLAAAGIAATKRRKR, from the coding sequence ATGAACGAAAGTCACTTTGACAAGCAAGCTCAACGTGAGTCCACCTGCTCGCTGGTTCACGGTACTTGGCGTTGTGTGGGTGCCAAAATAGCTTGCGCCGGCGCGTGTGCGCTTATGGTCGGTCAGTTGCTGCTGCCGAGCGTGGCGCTGGCGACGGAATGCGCCGATCCCGCCGCTGGGACGGATGGGGTTGCCGCGGCTCCGGTGACGCCGACGGTTGCGGAGGATGCGGCCGCAACGACCGCACCAGCCGCTTCGACCGCGCCTGCAACCGATGCTGCTCCGGCGGCGCAAGCCACCGCTGAGCCTCAGCAGACGGCCCCGACTGGCGCCACCGATGAATCCAACGATGCGGCACCCGCTGAACAAAATACTCCCAGCGACAACGCCGCCACGCCGGCGAATGACGCCATCATGCCCTGTGGCGTGACCGATGTGACAGGCGGGAGCGGTGTTAAGGTCAACACGACCGTGGTCCGCCACGATACGAACTGCGGGCTTCCGGGCAACATCACGCTCGAAAAGGGTCAGTCGTACACCTATGATTTTCCCGATGTTGAGGGCGGCATGCCGGATGAGCCGCCCTGCGAACTTGTCGAAACCAAGTACTACCGGGCCGATGCTGTTTCGGGCACCCTGGTTGAAGTCCAGGACGCATCTATGTCCGATGTGACGGCCCGCTTTGAGCCCGTTGGCGATCACATGAGGCTGACGCTGACCTTTACGGGTGGCGCGGCAGGCGGCTCGTATCGACTCACGCGCAATGAGGATCTCTATATTGGCACGGCACTGGAGTATACCGGAACTGACTATGAAGGCAGCTCGACTATCCTCAACGAAACCAGGTACGATTATTACCTCCGCTACGCCATCAATAGCGAAATTACGCTCGTTGCGTCAGAAAACGAAGCCCTCCATAACCTGAACGTCAACGACGTGAAGACCGACTACGCGCCCGGCGAGGCGCCCCGCGCGACCGCGACGATTCCCGCCGCCGATGCCGACAAGTATGAGATCGCCTACGAGTGCTGGGAGGAAATGGAGCTCAATATGGAATCCGGGGAGTCGGTACCCGTCGCCTTCTGGTATTCCGATCCCGCAAAGTACACGCCGGGCATGAAGAAGATTGACCACTTCGAAGAGGGCAAGTTCTACATGTATTCCGTCGAGCTGAGGCTCAAGGGCGACAATACCGTGGCCGATGACTGCAATATGAACGTCAACGGTCATTGGGCGCACCACATCAAGACCGACAACGGCGTCTTCGCGCCAAACGCTGACAATATGCTGTGCGAGCAGCCGATCGACGAATGGCGGGCCATCGACCTTATCGAGATTAACGGTGCCATGACCACCTTTAAGGCAGGCGACAGGCCGGTCTTTACGGCGGGTACTCCGGCGGGTTCCGACTCTATTCTCCAGTGCGAGTTCTGGACGGGCAGCGACGGCAGCGAAGTAAATTCCGTTGAGTTCTGGGACCAGCACATCACCAACCATATCGACGCGTTTAAGCCCGGTGTGACCTATCGTTACGGCCTGTACTTTAAGCCGGCGCGTGGTTTCTACTTTACGCCCAATACCAAGCTGAAGATCAATGGGGTTGAGTGTGGCTATCAGGTGGGCGAGGCAAGTGAGGTTGATCCCGAGAGCGGTTGGATTTTCACCCTGTGGCTGAACACCAATCTGATGTTTACGCCTGAGACTACGCCGGCTCCCGATCCGCAGCCTACGCCGGATCCCAAGCCGACACCGCAGCCTGAGGTTAAGCCCGCGGCCAAGCCCGAGGTGAAGCCCGAGACCAAACCCGCGGCTAAGCCGGCCACGACAACCGCCACGACCAAGACGGTTGAGAAAACCACGCAGGCCAAGAAGGGCGATGCTGTCCTGGCTACCACGGGGGATACCACCGCGATGACGGTCACCGCCCTGGGCATCGCCGGCGCAACCCTTGCCGCCGCAGGCATCGCCGCGACCAAGCGCCGCAAGCGCTAG